One region of Mus musculus strain C57BL/6J chromosome 3, GRCm38.p6 C57BL/6J genomic DNA includes:
- the Slitrk3 gene encoding SLIT and NTRK-like protein 3 precursor encodes MMKPSIAEMLHRGRMLWIILLSTIALGWTTPIPLIEDSEEIDEPCFDPCYCEVKESLFHIHCDSKGFTNISQITEFWSRPFKLYLQRNSMRRLYTNSFLHLNNAVSINLGNNALQDIQTGAFNGLKILKRLYLHENKLDVFRNDTFLGLESLEYLQADYNVIKRIESGAFRNLSKLRVLILNDNLIPVLPTNLFKAVSLTHLDLRGNRLKVLFYRGMLDHIGRSLMELQLEENPWNCTCEIVQLKSWLERIPYTALVGDITCETPFHFHGKDLREIKKTELCPLLSDSEVEASLGIPHLSSSKENAWPTKPSSMLSSVHFTASSVEYKSSNKQPKPTKQPRTPRPPSTSQALYPGPNQPPIAPYQTRPPIPIICPTGCTCNLHINDLGLTVNCKERGFNNISELLPRPLNAKKLYLSSNLIQKIYRSDFWNFSSLDLLHLGNNRISYVQDGAFINLPNLKSLFLNGNDIEKLTPGMFRGLQSLHYLYFEFNVIREIQPAAFSLMPNLKLLFLNNNLLRTLPTDAFAGTSLARLNLRKNYFLYLPVAGVLEHLNAIVQIDLNENPWDCTCDLVPFKQWIETISSVSVVGDVLCRTPENLTHRDVRTIELEVLCPEMLHIAQPGPSPPQPGDYHPNGGPTSASPYEFSPPGGPVPLSVLILSLLVLFFSAVFVAAGLFAYVLRRRRKKLPFRSKRQEGVDLTGIQMQCHRLFEDSGGNSGGSGGGGRPTLSSPEKAPPVGHVYEYIPHPVTQMCNNPIYKPREEEEVAASAAQDTGATDRGGPGTQPTGMAEVLLGSEQFAETPKENHSNYRTLLEKEKEWALAVSNSQLNTIVTVNHHHPHPHHSAVGGVSGVGGGTGGDLAGFRHHEKNGGVVLFPPGGGCGGGSLLLDRERPQPAPCTVGFVDCLYGTVPKLKELHVHPPGMQYPDLQQDARLKETLLFSAGKGFTDHQTPKSDYLDLRAKLQTKPDYLEVLEKTAYRF; translated from the coding sequence ATGATGAAGCCAAGCATAGCTGAAATGCTTCACAGAGGAAGAATGCTGTGGATAATTCTTCTAAGCACAATTGCTCTAGGATGGACTACCCCAATTCCCCTGATAGAGGACTCAGAAGAAATAGATGAGCCCTGTTTTGATCCATGCTACTGCGAAGTTAAAGAAAGCCTCTTTCACATACATTGTGACAGCAAGGGATTTACAAACATTAGTCAGATTACTGAGTTCTGGTCAAGACCTTTTAAACTGTATCTTCAGAGGAATTCGATGAGAAGACTATACACAAACAGTTTTCTTCACTTGAATAATGCGGTGTCCATTAACCTTGGGAACAATGCATTGCAGGACATTCAAACTGGAGCATTTAATGGCCTTAAGATTTTAAAGAGACTGTATCTCCATGAGAACAAACTAGATGTCTTCAGAAATGACACCTTCCTTGGCTTAGAAAGTCTGGAATATCTTCAGGCAGATTACAATGTCATTAAACGTATAGAGAGTGGGGCATTTCGGAACCTAAGTAAATTGAGGGTTCTAATCTTAAATGATAATCTCATCCCCGTGCTTCCAACCAATTTATTTAAAGCTGTTTCCTTAACGCATCTGGACCTTCGTGGGAACAGGTTAAAGGTTCTCTTCTACCGTGGGATGCTGGATCACATTGGCAGAAGCCTGATGGAGCTCCAGCTAGAAGAGAATCCTTGGAACTGTACCTGTGAGATAGTACAGCTGAAGAGTTGGCTGGAGCGAATACCTTACACAGCCCTGGTGGGAGACATTACCTGTGAGACACCTTTCCATTTCCATGGGAAGGATCTCCGTGAAATCAAGAAGACTGAACTCTGTCCACTGTTGTCTGACTCTGAGGTGGAGGCCAGTCTGGGGATTCCCCACTTATCTTCAAGCAAGGAGAATGCCTGGCCAACTAAACCTTCCTCTATGTTGTCTTCTGTCCATTTTACTGCTTCATCTGTTGAATATAAGTCCTCTAATAAGCAACCAAAACCCACCAAACAGCCCAGAACACCGAGACCACCTTCGACATCCCAGGCTTTATATCCTGGTCCAAATCAACCTCCTATTGCCCCCTATCAGACTAGACCACCCATTCCCATTATATGTCCTACTGGGTGTACATGCAATTTGCATATCAATGACCTTGGCTTGACTGTCAACTGCAAAGAAAGAGGATTTAACAACATCTCTGAACTCCTTCCAAGGCCCTTGAATGCCAAGAAGCTGTACCTGAGCAGCAATCTTATTCAGAAGATATACCGCTCTGATTTTTGGAATTTTTCTTCTTTGGATCTCTTGCACCTAGGGAACAATCGCATTTCCTACGTCCAGGATGGGGCTTTCATCAACCTGCCCAACCTGAAGAGTCTCTTTCTCAATGGCAATGATATAGAAAAGCTGACTCCAGGTATGTTCCGAGGTCTGCAGAGCTTGCATTACTTGTACTTCGAATTCAACGTCATCCGGGAAATCCAACCTGCAGCCTTCAGCCTCATGCCCAACTTGAAGCTGCTATTTCTCAACAATAACTTGCTGAGGACTCTGCCAACTGATGCCTTTGCAGGTACATCCCTGGCTCGGCTCAACTTGAGGAAGAACTACTTTCTCTACCTGCCAGTGGCTGGTGTCCTTGAACACCTGAATGCCATTGTGCAGATAGATCTCAACGAGAATCCTTGGGACTGCACTTGCGACTTAGTCCCCTTTAAGCAGTGGATCGAAACCATCAGCTCAGTCAGCGTGGTAGGTGATGTACTCTGTAGGACCCCCGAGAACCTCACCCACCGTGATGTGCGCACTATTGAGCTGGAAGTTTTATGCCCAGAGATGCTGCATATTGCCCAACCTGGACCATCTCCACCCCAGCCTGGAGATTACCACCCTAACGGGGGACCAACAAGTGCATCACCTTATGAGTTCTCTCCCCCAGGGGGCCCTGTGCCACTTTCTGTGTTGATTCTCAGCCTCTTGGTTCTGTTCTTCTCAGCTGTCTTTGTTGCTGCAGGCCTCTTTGCCTATGTGCTCCGTCGGCGTAGGAAGAAGTTGCCCTTTAGAAGCAAGAGACAAGAAGGTGTGGACCTTACAGGAATCCAGATGCAATGTCACCGGCTGTTTGAGGACAGTGGAGGCAACAGTGGTGGGAGTGGAGGTGGAGGGCGACCAACTCTGTCCTCGCCAGAGAAAGCCCCTCCCGTGGGTCACGTGTACGAGTATATACCCCACCCAGTAACTCAGATGTGTAACAACCCCATCTATAAGCCTcgagaggaggaagaagtggctGCCTCAGCAGCCCAGGACACAGGAGCTACAGACCGTGGAGGTCCTGGTACACAACCAACAGGAATGGCTGAGGTGCTCTTGGGAAGTGAGCAGTTTGCAGAAACACCCAAGGAGAACCACAGTAACTACAGGACCTTGCTGGAAAAAGAGAAGGAGTGGGCTCTGGCTGTTTCCAACTCTCAACTTAACACCATAGTGACGGTGAACCATcaccaccctcaccctcaccacTCGGCAGTTGGTGGGGTTTCAGGGGTAGGTGGAGGGACTGGGGGAGACTTGGCTGGGTTCCGCCACCATGAGAAGAATGGTGGGGTGGTGCTGTTTCCCCCTGGGGGAGGTTGTGGTGGTGGCAGTCTGCTACTAGACCGTGAGAGGCCACAGCCTGCTCCGTGCACAGTGGGATTTGTGGACTGTCTCTATGGCACAGTGCCCAAATTAAAGGAACTCCATGTCCACCCCCCTGGCATGCAATATCCAGACTTACAGCAGGATGCCAGGCTCAAAGAAACCCTTCTCTTCTCAGCTGGAAAGGGCTTCACAGACCACCAAACCCCCAAAAGTGATTACCTCGACTTAAGGGCCAAACTTCAAACTAAGCCGGATTACCTCGAAGTTCTGGAGAAAACAGCATACAGGTTCTAA